A single genomic interval of Sebastes umbrosus isolate fSebUmb1 chromosome 11, fSebUmb1.pri, whole genome shotgun sequence harbors:
- the rxrbb gene encoding retinoic acid receptor RXR-beta-B isoform X1: MSSQQPNSSASNSPTNILGSPFSVISPSLNSPVVSPSLGFGPISNSQISSSAPVSGMHSISSSEDIKPPFGLRPMTPHSPGIMLSQKRMCVICGDRSSGKHYGVYSCEGCKGFFKRTVRKDLSYTCRDNKECLVDKRQRNRCQYCRYQKCLAMGMKREVIKHVKWIKEDGKDEGWMTVQEERQRNREREGELEFSVGVNEEMPVEKILEAETAVEQKTELHSDGGSAGNSPHDAVTNICQTADKQLFALVEWAKRIPHFSELPLDDQVILLRAGWNELLIASFSHRSIGLKDGVLLASELQRDNAHSAGVGAIFDRESVQSAEVGAIFDRVLTELVNKMRDMQMDKTELGCLRAIVLFNPDAKGLSNTGEVELLREKVYASLESYCKQKYPEQQGRFAKLLLRLPALRSIGLKCLEHLFFFKLIGDTPIDTFLMEMLEAPHQLS, from the exons ATGTCCTCACAGCAACCCAACAGCTCAGCCTCCAACAGCCCCACCAACATCTTGGGTTCTCCGTTCTCAGTTATCAGTCCCTCACTAAACTCCCCAGTGGTCTCACCCTCTCTGGGATTTGGACCCATCAGCAACAGTCAG ATCTCTTCTTCAGCACCCGTATCAGGGATGCACTCAATCAGCAGCTCAGAAGATATCAAGCCTCCTTTTGGCCTGAGGCCCATGACACCTCACAGCCCTGGGATAATGTTGTCTCAGAAACGCATGTGTGTCATCTGTGGAGATCGTTCTTCTG GCAAGCACTATGGAGTGTACAGCTGTGAGGGTTGCAAAGGTTTCTTCAAACGAACTGTGCGCAAAGACCTTAGCTATACCTGCAGAGATAACAAAGAGTGCCTGGTTGACAAACGCCAGCGCAATCGCTGCCAGTACTGCCGCTACCAGAAGTGCCTGGCCATGGGCATGAAGAGGGAAG TGATCAAACATGTAAAGTGGATAAAAGAAGATGGAAAAGATGAGGGATGGATGA CGGTCCAGGAGGAGCGCCAAAGGAACCGAGAGCGTGAAGGAGAGCTGGAGTTCAGTGTCGGAGTGAATGAGGAGATGCCTGTTGAGAAGATTTTAGAGGCAGAGACTGCGGTGGAGCAGAAGACTGAGCTTCACTCTGATGGTGGTTCTGCAGGCAACTCT CCCCACGACGCAGTCACCAACATCTGTCAGACTGCagacaaacagctgtttgcttTGGTGGAGTGGGCAAAGAGAATCCCTCATTTCTCTGAACTGCCCCTTGATGACCAGGTCATCCTCCTGCGTGCAG GGTGGAATGAGCTCCTCATCGCCTCGTTCTCCCATCGCTCCATTGGTTTGAAGGATGGAGTTCTCCTGGCCTCTGAGCTGCAGCGTGACAACGCGCACAGTGCAGGAGTCGGGGCCATTTTTGACAG GGAGAGTGTGCAGAGTGCAGAAGTCGGAGCCATATTTGACAG GGTTCTTACGGAGCTCGTCAATAAAATGAGAGATATGCAAATGGACAAAACCGAGCTGGGCTGCCTCCGAGCCATCGTCCTCTTCAACCCAG ATGCTAAAGGGCTCTCCAACACCGGTGAGGTGGAGCTCCTTAGAGAAAAGGTCTATGCATCATTGGAATCCTACTGCAAACAGAAATACCCAGAGCAGCAGGGAAG GTTTGCTAAGCTCCTTCTTCGACTGCCAGCACTGCGATCCATTGGCTTGAAGTGCTTGGAGCATCTTTTCTTCTTCAAGCTGATTGGTGATACACCTATTGACACTTTCCTCATGGAAATGCTTGAAGCTCCCCATCAGTTGTCTTAG
- the LOC119496613 gene encoding C-type mannose receptor 2, protein MIMTENRRIVKEGTQTLYLLFISGFCSFALGSSDFHLITISKNYTEAKTYCREMYTDLATVHNSTDMDNLITLVPSTTARAWIGLETGDVRMWHWSWPDQKLDYFNWKAGEPQINNEDACAAMDQHSEWIESDCGTKRSFVCHGNSNTSGLIFVAETKSWRDAQNYCRGLSSDLISIHSAKENEAVHNVSVSQNVWIGLFKDPWKWSDGSESSFRYWKPNQPNYRRGQNCAAAIFKDEGQWNDLNCAGKRKFVCRGARKSIPTSTIQTSTQDTPANLTTVSNTSSQEVMLTYHLTVDTTNQSHTTNVTTEEAKTNSEPTTPNTTDLVSNTSSTELNNATTEMTTVTATQQPLTTTAQVTPDSVSTLTTLMGTSAQNTTQFSTLKPTENSFPIEMTTVTATQQPLTTTAEVTPDGVSTLTTLMEISAQNTTQSSTLKPIENIFPTGNLILIQENMTWIEAMDYCREHHIDLVQITTKDIQGKVAEMANNATSPHVWLGLRYTCKFNFWFWTKSTTGCYQNWAPGQGSEGKYDCGATGAIEATGRQQWVGLPETEQLNFICYACTG, encoded by the exons ATGATCATGACTGAAAACAGAAGGATCGTGAAGGAAGGGACTCAAACTTTGTATCTGCTTTTTATCTCAG GATTTTGCTCCTTTGCACTGGGATCTTCAGATTTTCACCTTATTACTATTTCTAAGAACTACACAGAAGCAAAGACCTATTGCAGAGAGATGTACACTGATTTAGCCACAGTTCACAACTCAACGGATATGGATAATTTGATCACTTTAGTTCCAAGTACCACTGCCAGAGCCTGGATAGGACTTGAGACTGGAGATGTGCGGATGTGGCATTGGTCCTGGCCTGATCAAAAGCTGGATTATTTTAACTGGAAGGCAGGAGAGccacaaataaataatgaagatGCGTGCGCAGCAATGGATCAACACAGCGAGTGGATTGAAAGCGATTGTGGAACTAAAAGAAGTTTTGTTTGTCATG GCAACAGTAATACCAGCGGTCTCATTTTTGTTGCTGAGACCAAATCATGGAGGGACGCACAGAATTATTGCAGGGGCTTGTCGTCTGATCTCATTAGCATACACTCAGCAAAAGAGAATGAGGCAGTACATAATGTGTCGGTGTCACAAAATGTGTGGATCGGCCTCTTCAAAGATCCCTGGAAGTGGTCTGATGGGAGCGAGTCATCGTTTCGTTACTGGAAACCCAATCAGCCAAACTACCGTAGAGGTCAGAATTGTGCTGCCGCTATATTCAAAGATGAAGGGCAGTGGAATGACCTGAATTGTGCCGgcaaacgcaaatttgtttgtCGTGGGG CAAGAAAATCAATTCCAACAAGCACCATTCAAACAAGTACACAGGACACGCCAGCAAATCTGACAACTGTTTCAAACACTTCATCTCAAGAGGTCATGTTGACATATCATTTGACTGTGGATACTACCAATCAATCACACACTACCAATGTTACCACCGAAGAAGCAAAAACCAACAGTGAACCGACAACACCAAATACCACAGATCTTGTGTCAAATACCTCAAGCACTGAGCTCAACAATGCAACTACAGAGATGACAACTGTGACAGCGACACAGCAACCTCTCACAACGACTGCACAAGTGACCCCAGACAGTGTCTCTACGTTAACAACACTGATGGGGACTTCAGCCCAGAACACAACACAGTTCTCAACGCTAAAGCCCACTGAAAACAGTTTTCCTATAG AAATGACAACTGTGACCGCAACACAGCAACCTCTCACAACGACTGCTGAAGTGACGCCAGACGGTGTCTCGACGTTAACAACACTGATGGAGATTTCAGCCCAGAACACAACCCAGTCCTCAACACTAAAGCCCATTGAAAACATTTTTCCTACAG GAAACTTGATACTAATCCAAGAAAATATGACATGGATTGAAGCTATGGATTACTGCAGGGAGCACCATATTGACCTTGTCCAGATTACCACCAAAGACATTCAGGGGAAGGTGGCTGAAATGGCAAATAACGCCACATCACCCCATGTTTGGCTAGGTCTACGGTACACTTGTAAATTTAACTTTTGGTTCTGGACTAAGTCAACTACTGGCTGTTATCAGAACTGGGCCCCCGGACAAGGATCTGAAGGGAAATATGACTGTGGTGCAACAGGTGCCATTGAGGCCACTGGGAGGCAGCAGTGGGTAGGCTTGCCTGAGACAGAACAACTGAATTTCATCTGCTACGCATGCACTGGATGA
- the rxrbb gene encoding retinoic acid receptor RXR-beta-B isoform X2 — MSSQQPNSSASNSPTNILGSPFSVISPSLNSPVVSPSLGFGPISNSQISSSAPVSGMHSISSSEDIKPPFGLRPMTPHSPGIMLSQKRMCVICGDRSSGKHYGVYSCEGCKGFFKRTVRKDLSYTCRDNKECLVDKRQRNRCQYCRYQKCLAMGMKREAVQEERQRNREREGELEFSVGVNEEMPVEKILEAETAVEQKTELHSDGGSAGNSPHDAVTNICQTADKQLFALVEWAKRIPHFSELPLDDQVILLRAGWNELLIASFSHRSIGLKDGVLLASELQRDNAHSAGVGAIFDRESVQSAEVGAIFDRVLTELVNKMRDMQMDKTELGCLRAIVLFNPDAKGLSNTGEVELLREKVYASLESYCKQKYPEQQGRFAKLLLRLPALRSIGLKCLEHLFFFKLIGDTPIDTFLMEMLEAPHQLS; from the exons ATGTCCTCACAGCAACCCAACAGCTCAGCCTCCAACAGCCCCACCAACATCTTGGGTTCTCCGTTCTCAGTTATCAGTCCCTCACTAAACTCCCCAGTGGTCTCACCCTCTCTGGGATTTGGACCCATCAGCAACAGTCAG ATCTCTTCTTCAGCACCCGTATCAGGGATGCACTCAATCAGCAGCTCAGAAGATATCAAGCCTCCTTTTGGCCTGAGGCCCATGACACCTCACAGCCCTGGGATAATGTTGTCTCAGAAACGCATGTGTGTCATCTGTGGAGATCGTTCTTCTG GCAAGCACTATGGAGTGTACAGCTGTGAGGGTTGCAAAGGTTTCTTCAAACGAACTGTGCGCAAAGACCTTAGCTATACCTGCAGAGATAACAAAGAGTGCCTGGTTGACAAACGCCAGCGCAATCGCTGCCAGTACTGCCGCTACCAGAAGTGCCTGGCCATGGGCATGAAGAGGGAAG CGGTCCAGGAGGAGCGCCAAAGGAACCGAGAGCGTGAAGGAGAGCTGGAGTTCAGTGTCGGAGTGAATGAGGAGATGCCTGTTGAGAAGATTTTAGAGGCAGAGACTGCGGTGGAGCAGAAGACTGAGCTTCACTCTGATGGTGGTTCTGCAGGCAACTCT CCCCACGACGCAGTCACCAACATCTGTCAGACTGCagacaaacagctgtttgcttTGGTGGAGTGGGCAAAGAGAATCCCTCATTTCTCTGAACTGCCCCTTGATGACCAGGTCATCCTCCTGCGTGCAG GGTGGAATGAGCTCCTCATCGCCTCGTTCTCCCATCGCTCCATTGGTTTGAAGGATGGAGTTCTCCTGGCCTCTGAGCTGCAGCGTGACAACGCGCACAGTGCAGGAGTCGGGGCCATTTTTGACAG GGAGAGTGTGCAGAGTGCAGAAGTCGGAGCCATATTTGACAG GGTTCTTACGGAGCTCGTCAATAAAATGAGAGATATGCAAATGGACAAAACCGAGCTGGGCTGCCTCCGAGCCATCGTCCTCTTCAACCCAG ATGCTAAAGGGCTCTCCAACACCGGTGAGGTGGAGCTCCTTAGAGAAAAGGTCTATGCATCATTGGAATCCTACTGCAAACAGAAATACCCAGAGCAGCAGGGAAG GTTTGCTAAGCTCCTTCTTCGACTGCCAGCACTGCGATCCATTGGCTTGAAGTGCTTGGAGCATCTTTTCTTCTTCAAGCTGATTGGTGATACACCTATTGACACTTTCCTCATGGAAATGCTTGAAGCTCCCCATCAGTTGTCTTAG